TTACGTGTATggtaaggggcagcctgggtttaGTAGCTCAGTCTAACCCTCTGCTGTTCAGCTAAGACCTACTGACACACCAAGCGAGGCTCTTCCAGCCCTGGGACAATCCTCAGGTGTGCTGTGGAGAAAGGGATTGACCGCCACCTTCCGAGCGCCCCCCTACTCTGGTTCTCCCACTTAGGACTAAGCCTACAGTGAGCAGATGATTTCTGTCTTCACATCCACACAAACCCGCATCGGGCACCCGGTGATGACAGCAGCTGTGTGCAATCTGTTACTGTCCACAAAACCCACttgctctttttcctcctttgaggGACTCACTGAGCACCAAAGAATTGGAGGAATAAAGTATTCAAGTGAGGATTTATTACCAGCAATTTAAGTTGATCGGGACACACGTGGCGATTACAGGCAAGAAAATTAACAtccccgagcctcagtttcccccactgGATTGTTGGAAGGATTAATGAGATTAACGGTCAAGACTGAGTCCTTAGCACATAAGTAGTATTCAGAGAAggttaaattctttttctttttaaatatttaatttatttattcatgagagatacagagagagagaggcagagacacaggccgggggagaagcaggctccatgcagggagcctgatgcgggactcgatcccaggaaccccaggatcaagacctgagccaaaggcagatgctcaaccactgagcccgccaggcacccccagagaaggttaattcttattattaaagatttcacAGTAGCAAGTTAACGTTTGAAATTCTGTTTGGCATTTGTGATTTCTGGCCAAGGGCAgtgatgcttctttttttttttttaagattttatttattatttatgcatgatagacagagagagagagagagaggcagagacacaggcagagggagaagcaggctccatgctgggagcccaacgcaggactcgatcccaggacgccaggatcacaccctgggccaaaggcaggcgctgaactgctgagccacccagggatcccggcagtGAGGCTTCTGTCAGCAGGAGATCTTTCAGGAAGTTTTGCTTAGAAGTGAAGGGATGCCACCCAGGCCTCTGTGCTGGAGTCGGGTGTCTGGGCAAATCATTCAGGGACGCTCTTGAGTTTGGACTAGTCAGGACTCAGCAGCCTCCTGTACTTGACTTTGTGCTGGGCTCGTTTAAAAGCTGGAGAGTCACaattttcctcccattttcccAAGATTAGACCAGAGTCAGATTCTGCAAATCCTGtctgcacacccccccccccccgccccacgtGGTGGCCCAGTCTAGGGAAGCTTGAGAGCAAAGCCGTCACACCAGCCCccctgcagggtctccaggtcccTGGCTTCCAGGTTTAGCCCGTCTGTCCCTTCTCTGCCCACGGAGGCGGGGTGTTGGGGGGGTGCAGAGGTGcccaggtgggagggagagtcTCTGCCCTCTGCACCCTGCTCCCCTCACCCAACAGGCCCCTGCACATTTCACTGGACCAGACTTAGCACCATGTAGGACACATTTCTCAAGTGGTGGGACCCTTGCAAACTGATGAGAATTACCTggagaactttttaaaaggcaTGATTCTTGCTGGTCCCAGGTGGACTGAAATGAGAATTTGGAAGGAGGGGTGAGACCAAAGAATGTGCATGTTTAACCAAGTGCTTCAGGGGCTCCTGATGCATTATGAAGTAGGTAAGAGGGTACACTGGGGTACGGTCGGAGAGGTGGAAGCGTGGGTAGAGGATCCGAAAAGGATGCCCGCTTCCATCCTTACTGTTAGCCACCCTTTCCTTCCTGCCCCGCGCTTTCTCCTGGCTTCCACAGATGGCTTCCCGTCTACCCCCTGGGGGCAAATCCGCCTTGCCTGGGGCTCCTTCCCCAGCCACCCGCCCCACTGCTGAGTGTCTGCGGAGTCCTCACCGCCTGGCCTGCCGGAGGGGCAAGAGGCAGGAGGTCAAGCAGAGGCTGGGGACACAGCTGCAGCAGCCCAGGGCTCCGTTTCCTCCCCCGGCCCTGGGCCTCTGGGGCAGAGGAAGCCCAGGCAGGAAGGCCAGAGCTGCCACCAGCCAGGGAGGCCCGGGAACGCCACCCCCCAACAACCATCCTGCCCTCAGAGCCGCAGCCCCGTGCATCTCCATTTGGTACCATTCTTAGACTGTGGGTCTGCTGCAGCGCCAGGCCGCCAGCCAGCCCTCCCGGGCTCACGGTTAGGCCAGAAGACGCTCCCCCTCCCTCACGTGAGCCGCCCCTGCCTGGGGATCAGGGCCCAGGGACACACCTGCACGCTCCCCACCATTCAGAAAGTCCTTCTTGCTGCAGCATCAGACCTTATCTTCTTGTTCGAAACCTTTGAGAAATGAAGAAGGATGTGGCTTCTGGAGCACTAGACGGCTTGGGACCTGGGTTGGGGACTATCACAGATCAGAATTACTTCCCTAACACTCTCCGCCAAACTTCTGGAAAAGTTCAACCTTAGCCAGCCATGGAAGGTCAAACAGTGTCTAAGTCTCTTTCACTTCCCCTCCCGCATCACcggccctcccccagcccttcccaggtcagcaaggagggagagggaagggggcccGGGAATGGCTGGCAGGGGACCTCTTGCACTCTGCTGAGGCCTAGAGGGGTCTCCTCATGCCTGGCACGAGCCAGCGCTGTTCAGGGTTTGTATGGTCGTTACAACCTGAGGGCTCAGACCCAGGCTGCCCCCGGGATTGGGGGGCAGATTGGAGAAAGCCCTGGCCTGGCAGTCGGGACACCTGGGGCGTACTCCTGGTACTGCCACCGAATCCTGCTGACCTCAGAGGAGTCTCCTGCCCTGTCTAAGCCTTGATCTCCATCTTCTCTAGGATAAGGGGTTGGCCTTTGTGGTTCCCAAGGTGTCCCCCTAGAATTCTCTCATGGGGTGtcgcagccccaggtggctcccCCAGAGCCTGCAGCGCCCCTGCCTGCCCTGAGAGTACACGCTGAGCTCTCTGCTGTGCGTGACTCCTGCCCGTTCTATCCGGACCCCGATCTAAACAATCTTGATTCCTGTTCCCAGCTTGGCGGGACCCTGAATGGCAGGAAGTGAAGACAGGAGCCTGTTTATGTTTGAGGCAGCCAGTGCTagggggtgggggccctgggggagggggcgcggggagaGGGGTGGGCAAGAGCCAGAGGACACAGGGTGCAGGGGACTGCTGAAGACATGTGCCTTCCACCCCAGCCCGTGCCCTCTGTGTCCTCCAGTCTGAACCCAGGAGCAGGGGTAAATAGCTGGGAGTCCCCCAAGCTCTCTGTCACTCAAACATGGCTCCCCCACCCTTTACCCCTTACAGGATGGTTTCCATGGGGAAGTGAACCAGGACTTcccctgcaggccccgccccaAAGCCAGACACAGGGAGTAGGGAggaggcctccctgcctcccccccaaAACTCCCAGTGATTTCCTCTGGGTGGGAGGAACCCACAGTCGGTGGCTAAAAACACCAAGGGGAACACATTTCACGGATCTTACGGTacccccctctcctctccagggACCATGACCTTGGACCCGCCCAGGAGAGGCCTTCTGATGCTACTGATGGCCTGGGGCCTGACCCAGGGTAAGTACTAGGGAAGCAGGTGGGGGACACGGACCTGGATGGAGGAAGGGCTGGCTGGGGTCAGCTCTTGCTGGGGCTGAATTtgaggagctggggaggggggtgggtacTCAGGAGCTTGGCTGGAGAGTGGGAGGCAGGCTCAGCTGCCCCAGCCCTCAATGTTCTGATCTGAATCCACAGACTGGTGCCCTACTGGCCTCCAGGGCGGGAACCTGTATCTGGGGGGTGCAGAGAATGGGGATGTTGGCAGGGAGGGCCTAGGAGAGCCCTCAGGgttggggcaggggccagggccagggccaggcctaGAACCAGGAGGGAAGGTCCTCGGATCTGGGAGGGGACGAAGCCTGGTTCTCATCGTGTCAGAGGGTAAGGTTCTGGAAGGATCATCCAAGGCTGAGACTAAAGGCCCACGGCCTCAGGGGTATGTCTGAGAGGTCAGAGGGAAGGGCAATGGGTCAGACGTGGGTGTTGGGCCCCGCCCAGGAGTTGGGCCCACAGCGCTGAGCTTCCAGTGTGTCTCCCAGGCAACCCGGTGAAGCCCTCTCGGGGCCCGCTGCTGACCTGCACGTGTGAGAGCCCACACTGCAGGGGGCCTACCTGCCAGGGGACCTGGTGCACGGTCGTGCTGGTGCGGGAGGAGGGCCGACACCCCCAGGAGCAACGGGGCTGCGGAAACCTGCACGAGGAGCTGTGCCGGGGGCGCCCCACCGAGTTCGTGAACCACTACTGCTGCTACAGCCCCCTCTGCAACCACAACGTGTCCCTGGTGCTGGAGGGTACGTGCAGGTCCCCACAGGCCCTCCCCATCTTCTCAgacccttcctccctgccctgcttccaCCTTGTGCTCTGGCCTGGATGGGGGGTGGGTGCggtgggaccctgggatctgaGTCAGGGGAGGGATCCGGCCTGGTGGAagctgggcctcagtgtccccccTCCACCAGCCACCCAAATTCCTCCGGAGCAGCCGAAAGTAGATGGCCAGCTGCCTCTGATCCTGGGCCCTGTGCTGGCCGTGGTGGCCCTGGTGGCCCTGGGTGCCCTGGGCCTGTGGCATGTCCGGCGGAGGCAGGAGAAGCAGCGGGGCCTACGCAGCGAGCTGGGCGAGTCCAGCCTCATCCTGAAGTCGTCGGAACAGGGGGACAGCATGCTGGGGGTATGGGCCTGGGGGAACCTGGGACacgggcaggggaggggctagGCAGGAGCCACAGAATCAGAGGGGGTGCCGAGTGACAGGCAGCCAAGAAAGGCACAATCACAAACACTTGGAGATctgagtgggggctgggggtgggcgcTGGGCAAGTTTGGAGCAGGTAGGGACACAGCAGTGGGGCCCAGCTTtaggaggaagaaacaggctcggCCAGGTGGAGGCCTCTCAGCAGCCTCTCCGGGCCCCCTAGGATCTCCTGGACAGCGACTGTACCACGGGCAGTGGCTCAGGACTCCCCTTCCTGGTGCAGAGGACAGTGGCACGGCAGGTGGCCCTGGTGGAATGTGTAGGTGAGCAGTGGGGGAGCCCCAGGGCCTCCCATGGGCTCGCGGGAGTGAGTGAGCTCTTGGTCTTGGAGTCCCGGGCAGGCCCGGCCCGAATGGGAACGCTGCTGGGTAGGCGGTGGCCTGGAGAGGGTCTGGGCTAGATGGTTCTGCAGCAGCTGGGGGTAGCAAGGCAAGTGGGGGCGGGCCTGGAGCGGGTGAAACCTCATCGAGGGTTCTGCAGCTGCGGTCAGGACAGCATCAAGGCGGTGGGGGGCTCCTCTGGGGATGCCCTGCCCAGGGGCTGCGTGTGCCCAGCGTGtgacccctcccacccccccgccaccGGATCAGGCAAGGGCCGCTACGGCGAGGTGTGGCGCGGCCTGTGGCACGGCGAGAGCGTGGCCGTCAAGATCTTCTCTTCGAGGGACGAACAGTCCTGGTTCCGGGAGACCGAGATCTACAATACGGTGCTGCTCAGACACGACAACATCCTAGGCACGTGGGGAGCGCTCGGGGCTGGGGTCCTCAGggctccccggggcccccagctCCGGCCTCGACTCCAGCTTCCTCTCTGGCCTAAGCCGGACCAGTGTCCACCGTGGCCCCGGCTTTGCCCTGACCCTCTaccctctgtccccagccccgACCCTGACCCCCATCAgcccagcctccctggccccTCGCCCCTCGGCCGAGCCGCCCGACCCTCTGCCCGCAGGCTTCATCGCCTCGGACATGACGTCCCGCAACTCGAGCACGCAGCTGTGGCTCATCACGCACTACCACGAGCACGGCTCGCTCTACGACTTCCTGCAGAGGCAGACGCTGGAGCCCCAGCTGGCCCTGAAGCTGGCTGTGTCCGCAGCCTGCGGCCTGGCCCACCTGCACGTGGAGATCTTCGGCACCCAGGGCAAGCCGGCCATCGCCCACCGGGACCTCAAAAGCCGCAACGTGCTGGTCAAGAGCAACCTGCAGTGCTGCATCGCCGACCTGGGTGAGTGCGGGGTGCGCGGGCGGCGGCCGGCGGGCTTTGAGCACCCCTCCTCGCTGGCATGTGCTGGCTTGTGCCCTCGCCCGTTGGCCTCACAGGTTGCCTTGCGGCTCTGCAGGCCCGACTCCTCCGGCACAGCACCCTGGCTCCGGGAGTTGGGAGCAcggggcggggcgccgggagCCCGGGGTTTCACCCCGGCTTCGCTGGCTGCACTGCGCCCCTCAGCAGGCCTCGGGGGTCCGCCCGGGAAACAGGCATGACGACGCCGGCCTTGCCTACGCCCGTGTCTCTGGGTCCTCGGGCGCTTGGGGGAGCGCTTAGGCGAGCAGAGCGTCGCCAGGACAGGCGTCCTCGGGGGGGGCTGCggtcccccgcccgccccagggcaggtgtccctctgcctgctgctctctgccccaccacctctctccatccccaccttgCCTCCTGCACCCCAGCCTCCAGGGCCACCCTGTCTGTGGGCTCGGGCGAGCGGCAGGAGTGACAGGCCCGGTGCCCACAGGCCTGGCTGTGATGCACTCCCAGGGCAGCGATTACCTGGACATCGGCAACAACCCGCGAGTGGGCACCAAGCGGTACATGGCCCCCGAGGTGCTGGAAGAGCAGATCCGCACCGACTGCTTCGAGTCCTACAAGTGGACGGACATCTGGGCCTTTGGTCTGGTGCTGTGGGAGATTGCCCGTCGGACCATTGTCAACGGTGAGGGCCTGCCCTGCacggggagggaaggaggaacgGGGCGGACGTGTGGACAGGCAGACAGGCAGGAGACAGGGGCCTTCCTGCCACGGCTGGCACCCGTGGCCTGAGGGCTCAACTGAGTGACCCTTGAGGTGTGACTCTGAATCCGTGAGCCTGGCTGTGACGGGAGGCTGGCTGTGAAATCTCGGATAAGTAGTAATAACAGAAATATCAGTAGCAACTAAGCTTTCTTGAGCCTAAACGTGTGCCAGATGTCATGCTGTGTCCGTGTAGTATCTTAGCTCGACATCCCGTGCTGGCAAAGCTGGCATCGGCCTGTGGTCAAGAGCGTGCGCTGGGAATCAGACCGCCTGGATTCCGCTCCCGGTTTGCCCCCCGACCACaggcaggttacttaacctccctgtgcctcaattTCACCTGAAAACGAGAATTAAGATGGTTCTAGTTGTCGAGATGATCCTCGGGCAGGATCTGGAGCTACTCTGGGGCTCAGTAAATATCAGTGGCAGTTTATCGTAATAAAGCGAGACCAGCCCCTTCCCAGGTGAGGGTGCCGAGGTAGAGAATTGCAGCTGGCTCGGGGCAGCTCCGGGGTCCGAAACCAGGCGGTGTGACGCGGAGGCCACGGGTTCTTTGCTACAGAAATGCAGGCGCTGAGAGTGTCCGCGCTGCCTGCTTATCGCTGCCTCCTTGGGACTTTGGCTGCCGTTGGAGGGGCCGGGAGCAGGTGGGGGGACCTCAGTCCTGCTGGCCAGTTCGGGGGCAGCCCTGTGGCCCGTGCCCTCctggcctggggttggggggggtgcgTGTATGGATGACGGGTGGTATTCTGGACCAGGTGGAGAGACTCGTCAGGCTATGTGGCGGCTGTCCCTGGGGAGGGCTTGCTGGAGGTCCTGACAGGTCGGGAACGACCTCAAGATATGTCTGGAGTGCTCTGTTCCTTGGGGACAGGGACATTCTCATTTCCTGAGCATCTGCTGGGAGCCAGCCCCATGCCAGGCCTCATTTACCCTCAGCATCAACAGGTGGAGGCCAGGGGGTCACCAGTCCCTGTGGGAGACTCTCTAGGGGCTCAGATTCCTGGCCCTTCAGATGTGAACTCCCTGCATAGGCTCTGAAGActggggctgcagaaggggacaCCTGGAGGGACCGGTGCGGGCAGGAAGGGAAGGCTGGGCCGGCCAGGGCCAACGGGAAGGCTGACTGCAGGCTCCTGGGGCGGAGGGAAGCTCTGAAAGCCCCACACAGATCCGTGGCGCATTATAAACACTGTAATCTGGTGTCAGCCCCGGCGCTGATTAAAGGCCCATTAGACACGCTCAGGCCTCTGTGCAGCGCTGATTAGGGCCGGAGCGGCACAGGGGCCGGCCTGGAAGCCCGCCACGGGGAGAACAGCTGGCGGAGGCTCTACTGAGGTTGCGGCTGCGTGGCCACGGCCCCCAGCCTCAGGCCGGGAGCAGGAGGGTGCCCGGGGCACCTTCTCTGGGCTTGGCCTCTCCTGCCTGAGCTGTGGGCAGCTCCCCAGGCAGCATTTTGAGAAGGCTCCGCTAAGGGATGGCGAGGGGACGCAGCGAGGCCTGTGCCATCTCTGGGACAGGGTGGCTGTTACATGGACCTGGGAAAAAGTCCCTTTCTCCTCGCGCCACCTCGTCCCCCAGCAGCAGGCCAGCTCCCCTCCCTTCGGCACTGCTCCCAGGTCAAGAATGTGCAGACCATCTGGGCTTAAATCTTAGCTCAGTCACGCGCTACCTGTGTGCGTTTAGACGAGTTTCCTCACCCCTCTGGCCTTAGTTGCATTGTCCATAGAGTGGAGCCGGTAGTGCGACTTAcggggttgctgtgaggatttaATGCAGTGCAGTcgggacagtgcctggcacagtgtacGTGCCCAGTCCGTGTTTTTATGGGGCATCTGTGATAGTTGGGGCCTGGGAGCGGTGCCCAGGCCCGGGGTGGGAGGCAGCGTGGAGAGACCGGAACAGGGTCCGGCCTAGGAATCGACGAGAGGAGTTCAGGCCTTGACTCTGCCCTTCCtggctgtgtaaccttgggctcCACTTCCTTGAGCATCAGtctcttcatctggaaaatagaGGTTACGGTGATACCCGTGGGGTTGTCGCAAAGACGAACGAGATAAAGCATGAAAGTGTTcatagcacaatgcctggcacctgGTGAGCGCAAAATCAACAGCCGTAATccttattctttgaaaatatattgatGATGTTATCGTGGCCCTCTTGGGGGTGACACGGGTAAGACAACTGGTTTTCTGCACCCTGGGACAGAAGGTGGGGCAAGGCTCTCCTCGGGATGGAATGGGGTCTTCTTGGGGTGCCGAGTGACTGTCCGTCCCCCCCGCCATCCTCAGGCATCGTGGAGGACTACAGGCCACCCTTCTATGACGTGGTGCCCAATGATCCCAGCTTCGAGGACATGAAGAAGGTGGTGTGTGTTGATCAGCAGACTCCCACCATCCCCAACCGGCTGGCCGCAGACCCGGTGAGGCCTCCGTGGGGGGGCTGGGGATGCCATGGGGTAGGGGCTCACAGCTGGGAGTTCTGGCCCCGGGAACACATACCTGAGGTCTCTGCTTCACCTGCATGGATTCCGGAGGAGAGATGCCAGGGTACCTCCCTGGGTCCTCCCTCCCACATCCCTGGCCTGCGGACCCCCCGAGATTTGGGTTACTCGGAGATATTTCAGAACCTTCTATCTCGCGGCGAAGAGTCAGCCTCTCTGCCGCATTTCTTGCTCTGAACTTGCTGCTGTTTTCGGTTTTTTCTCAAAACGCTCCACATGCACataagacacatacacacatggacGTGGACGTGGACGCATAAAGGCGGGCACCGCTTCTGCACGAACACGTCCTCACAGATGCACAGGCATGCGCACCCATGCCAGACTCGGCCCTCTGAAGACGAAGAACGTGTCTCCCTTGCCACCTTATATCCCTGTTATCTGTCCCTGGGCTGGCACACAAATGAGTGCTCGACCAGTGTTTCCGGAAGGAAGGAATGTACATGTATGTACGCACATGTGCATAGACACACGCGTGTTTCTGTACAACATGCTTATCCACAAGCAGCCCCATATATGCGCTGCTAGGCACACACACGTACACTCAGGCCAGCTTGAGTTTGGGGATGGAGGAGAGGCTGGCTCACTCTGGGGCCACTGAGCTTCCTGGGATGGCTTCGTCCTGGACACTCCTCCAGGGGGCCCAGGCCGGGCTGGGGGAGGCCCTGGGAGAGTCCTCGCCCTCCACGCCGGGTCCGGTCCGACATCAGAGGGGAGCCCCCGGGCTTGCACATCTCCCAATCCTCAGATcttgggggaggtgggtggggtgggtgtaAGGTGTTCCACAGACACTCCTCACCAAAGGGGGCCCGGGTGCGCCCGAAGAGCTGAGTTCCAGctctcctcctgcctgcctgctgccTTCCCCCGTCCCCACTGCCTTCATCTCCCATCTTTGGGTCTCTCCTCTCATCCTTGCCTCCATTCCCCCCCTCACCTCGCAGGCTTTCCTCTTCCCATCCTCAACActcccatctccctcttcctgtcctttctgtcctgcttatgtctctctgtCCTGGGGCACCCTCCGTGTCACCGCCTGCTCAGCTTCCCTGACCCGCGTCTCCGCTTCTTCTCCTCTGCGTCTCTCTCGGCCCTGCAGGTCCTCTCCGGCCTGGCTCAGATGATGCGGGAGTGCTGGTACCCCAACCCCTCCGCCCGCCTCACTGCGCTGCGGATCAAGAAGACACTACAGAAACTGAGCAACGGTCTCGAGAAGCCCAAAGTGATTCACTAGCCCCAGGCCTAAAGCCAGACTCCCCTCTGCCTGCAGAGCGCACGTGGGGTGGGCGGCAGACGTGGCCTATCTGGGTAGAGGTAGTGTGAGGTGTGAGTATGTgtgctggggaggagggtgcCCCTCTTTGGGCGGCCCTGCCTGCCCGCCGGCTCATCCAGCCAAAAATACAGCTGGGCTGAAACCCGATCCCCCGCCGTCTGGCCTGCTcaaagcagcaggctccctgacgcctggctccctccccaccctcatgcCCTGGGCGCAGCCCCTACCACCCCCAGGACAGGATGCAAAAGAGGCCCCCCGGAGCCAGGGTGGCCAGGCCAGGGAATCCCAGTCCTGGGCCCAGAGCCCGGGCCTGCACTTTACCCCCTGCCCTTGGTCAACCTCACGGCCCCACCGGAGCTGCCAGGGTGACACAGGGCCCTGTCTAGCCTTCGGTGGACAGCCTGCCTCTGGCATAAGCCCTACACCCAGGGCCtatcattttctctctgtggATTTGTATCTCAGCTCCATGAGGCCTAGGGCCTCTGTCTTCTGGGTGAGCTGAGTGCCAGCTGCCTGGGAGagctggggcctgatcctgggccccttccccactcctgtGCTAGCTCACTTATTACAGCATTAAGCCCAAGGAGTCCTGCTGCAGGTGTGGCAGGGTCAGAGGGCAGTGGGGCAGGTAGTAGGTCAGATGGAGGAGGCCCAGGACTTTCAGAACCAGAGAGATGTTGAAGCGGAGCAGACCTGGGGAATGGCTCCGCTGGGAGTCAGGAGACCCAGGTCCTGGTCCTGGGCAATTGCCCTAGGTGACAAGAAAGAGGCCTTCACTCTCGAGgacctttgtttcctcatctacataTTGAGATCCAGTCCTGATGccctttgaggtttttttcagCTCTAATTGTCTTTGAAATTTCAGCCCACATCAGATCCGTTCATCTGGCCCTTGGGCTCCTtttgccccagcccctggcaatttGCCCCAAGGTGGGGATTTGAAAGTAACTTTATCTGAGGCCAGGAGTGCCTGAAAGGCCTCGTAGACAGATTCTACAAGCTCCAGTTCCTGCCTTAGTTCAAACCAGCAGCCATCCGTGGATTCAGACAGCCCTGGGCCTTTTGGCAGGCCAACCAGCCACTCATCCCGCTCCGTGCCTTAGCGTTCTCCATCCAGGACCCAGTAGGGCTAAGGGCCTCCCTTCCCACAGGGCCTCCAAGGCTCAGAAGAAATTTGGCTCCAGCCAGCAAGCCTCCAGCGCCCAGGTTCCTGCTCTCCACTGgcccctggcccaggcccaggcccacagCCTTGGCCAGGCCCCAGACAGTGCGTGTCTAGGAAGAACCTGGTGGCGGTGAAGAAACACACGGGAAGTTCAGCATTTGGCAATGTCAAGGGTGTATGTCCATGCAATGAAGACGTTACCCCAAACCCTGGGCGGGTAGATGGACTGGAGGTCGGTGGATCGGAGGTCGAGCCTGAGGGttgggggacggggaggggggaagggggggctcAGGCCAGGGACACGGACAGTCAGTCCCAAGCTCTGGAAGACCTGGCATGGCAGCCCTTGGGGCAGGGTTGGAGAAGGACCCTCAGTTCTCCCCCCGGAGGTGACACAcacagcctcctcccctcctgcgTAAATGACCCAGCACAGCCTCCCCAGGCGGCTGGCTTACTTGCCCCGCTTCCGCCCCCGGGGGCACTTTCCCAGGCCTATCTCCCCTGGTTGTGCAAGGCGCCCAGGAGAACCAGGAAGTGAAACTGGGTGAAAACAAAAAAGTGAGAGGGGCCTGCTGGGTCCTCAgatgagctgggggggggggggcgctttcACATCCTCCTGACACTGGAACCCACCCAGCCCAGGAGCCAGaaaccccctctccccacctccacccgccccccaccctcgTGCCAGATTTTCTCAGCCAAAGCTCTCCTGGGAGGGCTCCACAGCCAGAATCTGAAGGCCGTGGAGGCTGGAAAATCCCCGAGGGGGAGAAGGTCTGAGGTCAGGGGCTGCAGCGCTGGGTGAGCCTGGCTGGTGGCTCTGGTGGCTCTAGTGGCTCGGGAGGGGAGGAAGCCCCTGGAGCTCCTGTGTGGGCGCAGGCAGGTGTGCCCCGCCCGAGTGCAGCCTCTTACCTGGAGGTACTGGCCGTGGGCGCGCTTAGCTCGTGCTTAGCACctagtaggtcctcaataaagCACGGTTGCATCTCGAGCTCCCGCGGAGTCTTGTGGGGCCGCCGCCTCTGCAGCGGCTCGGCGCGGGGCAACGCGGAGCGGGGCCGGCCTCGGGCCTCCCTCCCGGGCGGTCACGTTGGCGCAGCCCCGACCCCGGGGCGCGCAGGCCGCGGTCGGTCCGGGCGGGGAGCAGCCTGGAGGCAGCGCCCTCTGCTGGCTGCCGgcagccccgcgcccgccccgcccgccccgcccctgcgcgGGGACCCGCGGGCCCTCCCGGGCGGGAGCAtcagcggcggcggcgcgcgctgCGCCCGGGCCTCGGTTGGCAGGAACTGTCCCCGGAGAGCGGAGAGCCGCCGAGCCAGGAGCTTTCCGCGGCTTTGCGCGGAGGCCGCGTGGACCCGGCCGCCTCAAGTCTCTGTTCTCGGCTCCCGCCCCCAGGGGGCCCCCCTAGAATGGGAAGGAGC
This genomic interval from Vulpes lagopus strain Blue_001 chromosome 21, ASM1834538v1, whole genome shotgun sequence contains the following:
- the ACVRL1 gene encoding serine/threonine-protein kinase receptor R3; the encoded protein is MTLDPPRRGLLMLLMAWGLTQGNPVKPSRGPLLTCTCESPHCRGPTCQGTWCTVVLVREEGRHPQEQRGCGNLHEELCRGRPTEFVNHYCCYSPLCNHNVSLVLEATQIPPEQPKVDGQLPLILGPVLAVVALVALGALGLWHVRRRQEKQRGLRSELGESSLILKSSEQGDSMLGDLLDSDCTTGSGSGLPFLVQRTVARQVALVECVGKGRYGEVWRGLWHGESVAVKIFSSRDEQSWFRETEIYNTVLLRHDNILGFIASDMTSRNSSTQLWLITHYHEHGSLYDFLQRQTLEPQLALKLAVSAACGLAHLHVEIFGTQGKPAIAHRDLKSRNVLVKSNLQCCIADLGLAVMHSQGSDYLDIGNNPRVGTKRYMAPEVLEEQIRTDCFESYKWTDIWAFGLVLWEIARRTIVNGIVEDYRPPFYDVVPNDPSFEDMKKVVCVDQQTPTIPNRLAADPVLSGLAQMMRECWYPNPSARLTALRIKKTLQKLSNGLEKPKVIH